In the genome of Populus trichocarpa isolate Nisqually-1 chromosome 6, P.trichocarpa_v4.1, whole genome shotgun sequence, one region contains:
- the LOC7485270 gene encoding EG45-like domain containing protein yields MGYKIESVFIMVGIVSCLISVAHAAQGNAVFYDPPYTPSKCYGNRNDGVMVAGVSDALWNGGAACGRKYRVSCIRGANEAPKPCKQGSVVVTVVDYCRRGCNGVINLSKDAFSRIADPNAGKVVIQYDQV; encoded by the exons atgggttATAAGATTGAATCAGTTTTTATAATGGTAGGCATTGTATCATGCCTTATCTCCGTTGCGCATGCTGCACAAGGAAATGCCGTTTTCTATGATCCTCCTTATACTC CCTCTAAGTGTTACGGAAACAGGAACGATGGAGTTATGGTTGCTGGGGTGAGTGATGCTCTGTGGAATGGTGGAGCAGCATGCGGGAGAAAATACAGAGTGTCGTGCATACGAGGTGCAAATGAAGCTCCAAAACCATGCAAACAAGGTAGTGTCGTTGTAACAGTTGTCGATTATTGTAGAAGAGGATGTAATGGAGTCATCAATCTTTCGAAAGATGCTTTCTCCCGGATCGCTGATCCTAATGCTGGCAAAGTCGTAATTCAATACGACCA ggtTTGA
- the LOC7485269 gene encoding probable LRR receptor-like serine/threonine-protein kinase At4g30520 → MALKLLHLSIFFLFLARLSLSYEPRNHEVDALISIREALHDPYGVLNNWDEDSVDPCSWAMITCSPDNLVICLGAPSQSLSGTLSGAIGNLTNLRQVLLQNNNISGQIPPELGTLSKLQTLDLSNNRFSSVVPDSLGQLNSLQYLRLNNNSLSGPFPVSVAKISQLVFLDLSYNNLSGPVPKSPARTFNVAGNPLICGSSSTEGCSGSANVGPLSFSLVTSPGKHKSKKLALALGLSLSLVSLFLLALGILWLRRKQKGHMMLNVSDKQEEGLIRLGNLRNFTFRELQIATDNFCSKNILGTGGFGNVYKGKLGDRTMVAVKRLKDLTGTSGESQFRTELEMISLAVHRNLLRLIGYCATSNERLLVYPYMSNGSVASRLRGKPALDWNTRKRIAIGAARGLLYLHEQCDPKIIHRDVKAANVLLDEFCEAVVGDFGLAKLLDHADSHVTTAVRGTVGHIAPEYLSTGQSSEKTDVFGFGILLIELITGMRALEFGKTVNQKGAMLEWVKKIQQEKKVDELVDKELGSNYDWIEVEEMLQVALLCTQYLPAHRPKMSEVVRMLEGDGLAEKWAVSHNHSNPTMNLSHPKNANRSTFYPTTASKHDESGHNRSSSMFGTTMDEDDDERSLDSYAMELSGPR, encoded by the exons ATGGCTCTCAAGCTGCTGCATCTCTctatcttctttctctttttagcTAGACTGTCCCTTTCATATGAACCTAGAAACCACGAAG TGGACGCTTTGATAAGTATAAGAGAAGCATTACATGATCCATACGGAGTGTTAAACAACTGGGATGAGGATTCTGTTGATCCTTGTAGCTGGGCTATGATCACTTGCTCTCCTGACAATCTTGTTATTTGCCT GGGGGCTCCAAGCCAGTCCCTTTCTGGTACTCTGTCTGGAGCCATAGGAAATCTCACTAATCTTCGCCAAGT GTTGTTGCAAAACAATAACATCTCTGGCCAAATCCCTCCAGAGCTTGGCACTCTCTCAAAACTTCAGACTTTGGATCTCTCTAACAACAGGTTCTCTAGTGTGGTGCCAGACTCACTTGGTCAATTAAATAGCCTCCAATACCT GAGGCTAAACAACAATAGCCTGTCTGGGCCTTTCCCTGTGTCTGTGGCCAAAATCTCACAGCTTGTTTTCTT GGACCTGTCTTATAACAATCTCAGTGGACCTGTTCCCAAGTCCCCTGCTAGAACATTCAA TGTTGCTGGTAACCCATTGATTTGTGGAAGCAGCTCTACTGAAGGATGCTCTGGATCAGCCAATGTTGGtcccctttctttctctcttgtaACATCACCCG GTAAGCATAAGTCCAAGAAATTAGCACTTGCCCTTGGGCTTAGTCTCAGCCTTGTATCTCTCTTCCTCCTAGCACTTGGAATCCTTTGGCTCCGACGGAAACAAAAAGGCCATATGATGCTCAACGTTAGTG ACAAACAAGAAGAGGGGCTAATTAGACTAGGAAATCTCCGGAACTTCACCTTCAGAGAGCTTCAAATTGCCACTGACAACTTCTGCTCGAAGAACATTCTTGGCACCGGAGGTTTTGGCAATGTGTACAAGGGAAAGCTGGGAGATAGGACCATGGTGGCTGTCAAACGACTAAAGGATTTGACTGGGACTTCCGGGGAATCACAGTTTCGGACAGAATTGGAGATGATCAGCCTTGCAGTTCACCGTAATTTGCTGCGGTTGATTGGATACTGTGCCACTTCTAATGAGAGGCTTTTGGTTTATCCTTACATGTCAAATGGCAGCGTGGCCTCAAGGCTTAGAG GAAAACCTGCACTGGACTGGAACACAAGGAAGAGGATAGCAATTGGAGCTGCCAGGGGTCTTTTGTATCTACACGAGCAATGTGACCCTAAGATAATTCATAGGGATGTAAAGGCTGCTAATGTGCTCCTTGATGAATTCTGTGAGGCTGTAGTCGGTGATTTTGGTCTTGCCAAGCTTCTAGACCATGCAGATTCCCATGTAACCACTGCTGTTCGTGGCACAGTTGGGCACATTGCGCCAGAATACCTCTCCACTGGCCAGTCATCTGAGAAAACtgatgtttttggatttggCATTCTCTTAATAGAGCTCATAACTGGAATGAGAGCTCTTGAATTTGGAAAAACTGTCAATCAAAAAGGAGCAATGCTTGAATGG GTGAAGAAAATACAGCAAGAGAAGAAAGTGGATGAGTTGGTGGACAAAGAACTGGGGAGCAACTATGATTGGATTGAGGTGGAGGAGATGTTACAAGTGGCTCTTCTATGCACTCAATACCTCCCAGCTCACCGTCCCAAAATGTCCGAAGTGGTCCGGATGCTTGAAGGTGATGGTCTTGCCGAGAAATGGGCTGTATCACACAATCATAGTAATCCCACAATGAACCTCTCTCATCCGAAAAACGCTAACAGAAGCACATTTTACCCTACCACTGCTTCAAAGCATGATGAAAGTGGTCATAATCGATCGAGCAGCATGTTTGGAACTACAAtggatgaggatgatgatgaacGTTCTTTGGATTCCTATGCTATGGAACTCTCTGGTCCAAGATAA